The Pieris brassicae chromosome 7, ilPieBrab1.1, whole genome shotgun sequence genome includes the window ATGAGTGTCAAGTCGGAGCCATGTGATGATGTAGATGTTGAGGAAGAGGGACTGGtaggattttttattattaccataTAAGCTATCGAAGATCCAATAGTGGTTCTACcggttatattatataattaatctaataatattttttataaataaaaatccaaacTACCCTTTAGGTCTAAGCCTCAGTTTCTTTAACAAGTCTAAGCTTTACAGACCCACTTAGTttgtatttgataaattatgaataaaacagGGCCAGAATATGTTCCTTGCATTagacttcattaaaaaaaaattttttagcTCTACAGTCCGCTGTCATGTGAGCTTTGCGCTGAAGTGTTCTCGGTGCCGGCTGCATGGGTCAGGCATGTGCAGCATCATGCGGACCATGATCATCATCATGCACGAAAGAGGAAACGGCGATCAGATGTAAGTccgatttatttatattttaatactttaaagcTAATTAATTGTACAGCTAGCCAGTGGACTGTGAATTGTGTGgttatatttatgtgttgtatgtcaggagtatctgtatggtatatgtaatgtatgtatgtgctaaatgcactagataactaaactatttactttatgaataaagatattttgagttaaAGTTTGAGTAAGTATAACGTAACAGCTCAATTCTGGTGTGTGTCCATGGCAGTCTGGAACTCAACTGATCTTTTAACCGCCCGTCTTGGGACCCTTCTTCTGCACCAAGATACCAAAGGTAATAGACGGAGCCCTGggggtaggatcaaaggttctaggtgggattatctcaaagctatcgggcaggGCTTAAGGGCTTGAAAtagtcttcgccactttgagaggaatggagaaataaataagacagAGCAACATTCAAATCTTTATggaactgatacagaaatctgatgcccagacctaaaaagcttgTAGGACTTGATTTTTgttcaaaaataatgtaaaatactaCTACAgctaccggcaaacttcttgagaaTTTAACAAAGGAGtggggggaaagtttgcgcatcgtacacagcgcgggacacaaacgtcaactgatttaccaatcacgcgctcgacacgtcactctagactgatacctaaaaatcatTTCTGCGCAGCCATGGACATTTGTTCACGATGTTTGCCGACATATGTGCCTATTAACacacacataatattattcttgtgAGTTGTTGCTGTATCGCGTATCTTCAgctgttaaattttaacacacGTGCGCCGTGGCcacacgaacataggctccaccatcacgtgaatgtcgaggctattcaactccttgacacCACTGACCcagtgagaagattgaaaaggataaaaccatttgaactagtgaacTAGTGTTAgtgaactttattattaagtgctaaacagtgaatgaaaacaaaaatatattgaacacaagaacagagtgtcttccctttaatacAGACTATAAAtagcgttattggacactaacttataataacaatcctttttagtaaattaggttagacataaattacttattagtcttaagtttggctagatcgtaatgttgcATGATGTCGTAATAAAGACACatgtacattaaaaaaactactttccaatcagaaataataaatggtcTTGCGTGTAGACCTTAtgtgaaacatttttttttaaacattgtaacatgtatttttttgtactataCGATATTCAGTTGAAATGGCAGCcaaaatgaattatatttacagaGCGACGACACAGAAGAAACTACGGCTTTGCTCCGCTGTGACCTTTGTCAGAAACATTTCCCGAACCCAGCGGAATGGGTGAGACACGTACAAAGCTCGCATACTGAGACAGGTAATTATAGAAAGCatatttttttggatttaCCCTCTTATGAGCTGGGAATCGAACTTAGAACCTCGGATTGCTAAAccatataaatattcaaatatattatttgaatttttaattgccactaaaatatatatagtattgtctttggttaacaaaACGTTtggaaacgtcggaaaaatttaaaataataatataaatagctttagtccggttaaaaattgttttctttcaagataaaattgtttatatatatgtcggagaaacACCTTCCCCAGTGACGTCATCAACAGTGGTTGCAGATTTGGTGGGCGTCATGAGGGTAAAGCGCGAGCGCAAAACACGACTGACGATACACTGATATTTTAtggtagttattaataataaattataagttttaagaccGAGCAGTGAGTTCAATGCACCAATCTAGCGACCAAAACTCAGGGATCCAACTCGATCCGTCTCCACTTCAAAAAAGGCCCCGTAACAACCAACGGACTGGGCTATATATAGATGGCGCTTCGACCCCACTCGAGCAAAATGCTCTGCTCTCATTggtcgtttgtttaataacgattacaatcttataaaattagaaaaacgtaactaattttaactaaatcactaatttgttaacagaaatatgttttaggttttataatatcgtaaaatcgcgtattaagttaaattaagattaatgcaacgtgtttaaatgataaagagaatttaatgtgttattgtACAATCAACAAGCAACTCGTTGAATGGCttcctccgacatatatataaacaattttataaacatactatAAACGTCAATTAAGATCTTTTCACGTTCCTCTATTAGCAAAGTAGAATATGGACacgactttttttataaataaatacattatgtatGGTTTACACgagtacaataaaataaaatttctgaaATGGGAATATAAACGCGaaataatatcatttacatAACTCTACGTTATGagtgattttataattatagaccagtttatataaatgttgcCATATTGTGGAATAGAAGTGTTAGTTAAATATCTAGAAACTAAGGTTAGCTTTTTCATATATTGTCTATGCCGTAGAAGTGTTGccctttaataataaaataatgcctTAATTACAACATAGCTGAAATCTGATTGTTATGTGACCAATTCTTGACACTCATGATAATCACTTCAGTTATGTTTAACATATGTTgccattttacatttatttttgtcattaataaattaaatggcAACATTAGTCAGAGTtgccattatattttttgtcagcATTAAATGaattagttatataattaatacttattttacattGATTAATGTGAGTGATTCTCGTTAATGGTAACATTGCCATATTATACTGAACACTGCTAGTAATTAATAAGATGGCAACACTGGCCCGAGTGGTCCTAAAGCGTCGGATGTTGGGTTGTCCAGAATTGGCCTTATCAAACAACAGTGAACCACCAAAACGTCACAATCGTTTCACAGACGGCGAGCAAAACAAGAAATGCGAACAATGCAACAAGAACTTCACGTCGCATGCCTCCATGCTCATACACTTGCGCACGCACACGGgttcgtatttttattattatttaataaataattggtttttttttttttaatgtaatagcaggcaaacgggcaagagtctcacctgatgtgacgcgataccgccgcccatggacactcacattgccagaaggctcgcaagtgcgttgccggcctttcaagaattggtacgctcttttgttgaaggaccctaagtcgaattgcttTATTTTAGCTTTTCCTACCACGGTAATACTTAATTTGCTGGTACTATATCGCAGGCTGGAAACTGTTCCATTTTCGACCTTAGAACATAAACGTGTAGTTCTTTTTGTAAAATAGtttgcattatttaaattttaaaaatattgttcattttaatattattaaattaattttaaaaaagtatacatcaatagttatattattactaaagttataattaacaattctTTAACTAACGCACTTCTAATCACGTTTATTAGTACACGAATTTCTCATACACAGATTTATACTaggtatatttcaaaatttcatcaaaatcggtttagtagtttttgagatatctaCGTATACGTATTATTTGAGTCGAAattcaaagttatttttattataaagaaaataaaaattaactttcatttaaacaaatttttacaaCTAAACCATTGTTATACAGTAATGTTTAGTACCTTCTGTATGTCTGAAATTAGAACAatacatagaaatatttttaaaaaaattaattaatctattctatgcatattttttaagttttaaatttataaaataaaataatattttttgtagtctTATTATCGAAATCATTAAGGAAAGACCTTTAAAAATGATCAGTCTATCCCGTTTTAACTTAAGTTCTCTGCTCTCTTTTCATCACGGCATAAACACAATTagatagaaagagacgaaaataCTTTAGTTACAAGAGGGACAATTGGACtgattagtttttataaacaattattaaaaatttgttaggCGAACGCCCTTTCGTATGCGGGCTCTGCAACAAAGGTTTCAACGTGAAATCCAACCTATTGCGCCACCTACGTACATTACACGACCAAGTGGTGAGCCCCACTCAGCTCGATGAAGCTGGGCCTTCCGAGCTGAAGAAGGAGACCTGAGCCAGGGGAGGAGGGGCAGGTAAATGAATATTATGgtcttttaaatgttttttttatatatgtcatgttgtattataaaaaagtgtgTGCGTAGACTACGCACGTACGTACACGTacgaagtgaaacttctttatgacctaaTTATTCGAAAattgatctactatatgcaactttacagaaattggttaaataaagtttaacaaaaggctttcattataatataatatacaaataatacaattatttcattttaccttattactatcattgttatcgttattatatatttttggttatcaatggcttcgaatcaacaaTGGTACGGACAAGAAAaggatggcgcgtaacggaaaaatgtgacgctaAACTTTtgtccaacgccgataaataagtttcacttcaaaaatgttttattaaaattgttggaGATTATATTCCAAATGTATTTCGCCAAATTAAACTAGAGGCTTGTCTAGTTTTTTCAGTAAAATGCTCCATTTGAATCGATATCCATTTTCGAATTGATAACCTCCTCTTTTGTCTTTAAATTCGGTTAATAAACGCACGTATAACAGGCAGAGGTCGCGGTCGTCCGCCTCGTTCGGCGCTGAGCTCGAGCCGCAAAGGCGGCGTGGGCCGAGGCGACGCCGGCGCACTACGCAAGCAGAGCTACTCGCTCTTCCTCAAGCAGCGGGCCGTTCTCTTCTCCGCCAAGAAGTGGAAATAGCACCGCTCTTACCGTGAGACGctcatttcattttttaatttaatactttgttttaTGATGCAATTAAGAACCATGAACTTTAAAATCTATAACTACAAGAAAACTGCCTTATTCGAATCTGTGATTGCATTTAATGATGAGAcagttttgattaatttactgtttatgaGAACAAgagtatacaatatttttcatttcattaaaatacaatataataacttaatatctAACATACATACTGAGaatttaaaaagcaaatagtaataaaaatttaaattgagtgTCTCAAGGTCAAAGCGGGAATTAACTGCCCCTCCtccctttttaattttaagagtaaattatttttatatctagtCTACTAGATCTCATTTCTTTGACAAGTagtcatttaaatatagttttaagtaaactttggtttttaatctattataaTATCCCAAGAATTGTTTCGTTGTCGAACGAATGTCaattgtttttgaattttaagtgACAATTGCATGACTAAGTgacatttagattttaattttgtcatagggactttaattttattgaagaaacttattttatgttcttacaTTCCTGTGTACTTAATTTAATACTCATGTTTAACATGTATTtgtactattttataaaatagcaaagagaaataaaattcgaatattatataaactgttttattatCTTAGACAATAATAGGCACTGCGGTATTGATATCTTAGTAATAAGATTCACAAAGAAGTTTGTAAAATAGGAAATCACAGATTccatttattatgaattaactTTGTGAATGAATTCTATTAAAAGTGGAATGACAGCGTTATCAGCCTTGAACATGATGGTTGTCTAGTTATCATCTTCCTCGATCTTAGGAGCTAAGTAGTAACGGATATGTCCAATATCTGGGATACGGTATTCCACAACTAAGGGTACATCGGCTGACATCGATAGTTGTACCTGtaaggaaataattaaattcctattaaattttattcagagcaatgttggtctagtggcatATGCGTGTGGCTTTTAACCTTGAAATCGTGAGTTCAAATCACAACTGTGGAGCAATGGAATTGCTatatatggaatataagagaataatatagaatagaataatataaaatattggaaTGAAAGGGGCAACTTAAGCAGAAAATATCAGCTAGTAAATCATCCTTAGTGCTAAGTCTCATTTCTGTTTTTCACCCTAAGACCCATTAATGTCTGTCTACTGAGTATAATCCacttattgttatataatttgaattaccTGTTTGTCTAATAACACCAATGCGTCAAGAAACAAATGTGGCAGCCCTATCCAttgaagaatttaaataagagTTCAAATAAACTATTCCTTAAAGTtgatacttaattaaaataatcaccTGAGGACTAAGTGAAGTGGCCTTTGTGAAATAGTTGAGGTATTGACAAGCAAAGGTAAGTGTAACAGGCTCGTCCATTTCTATAATGACAGCTTCGTCTTCCTTGTCTATTGACGCTGTCTGAGCTAACTTTATGTTAGCAGAACCAATGTCACCGCTTGTTGAGAACTTTACACCTGTAAATagaatacattttgttaagtGGATTGGAGTAGATGGGTGTTATATAGCACAAACAAACCATAAAAAAGGAGTCACACTAAAACTTTATACTGCATATTggctaaaataacaatattatgcatgttaataaatgttatataaatattgtattctaAATGTTACAAACCTTCTTTGGTGCATGAAATAACAATAGATTCTCCAAATTGTGAGAGATCTCGACACATGCGTGCAAATTCAGCACTGGGCATACGAATTGTGCAGCTGTACTCAGTCTCAGGTATACCTGTAGAAAAAAgatcaattaattttaccaAAATTGGACTCCTTTAATAATAAGGGATACTGCCCTCTTATAAGATATTCCATATTTTAAGGCAAACATACCTAAATGCTCTAGATCCAGATTCATAAGTTTCATTTCATAGTCAGAAACTTTTTCTTGGTTTGGACTTTCAAAGACAAATGTAACTGTATCAGCATTGTCTTGAGCTTTCATAGTGACTGTATCTTTGTCTCCAGCACATTTTAAGATCTTTGTCATACTGcaagattataaaattttatttatatatatatatatatacatgccTTTATTCTTAAACATGAAttgaaatatacttaaaaagcATGAGATACTTATTAGATAATAATaggataaaagaaaattattagaattaaacCCTGTATAGTTAACTTTCAGAAACtatttctatgaaataaattgtatgttttgtcTTTTCATAAACAACTACAATTCTCTATAATGCAATGACCCTTCAGCATCactaaactataaaatttaagttccAGGGTTGTTAAATATTGCCCTGGGGATAGAGTTGTAGCTTGTatgttaacaattattaccAATATCTTAACATTAAAgaacttttatttcattttatgacCAGTTcctatgttttaaatatgaatataatatatatttaccttaaattatttcaaagttaaataaagaaatgcaTGCATTCCAAAGATATACCATACCTGCCAAGATTCATGCCCATTGTTACATTTCTATCACACCGGTACTTGTCGAATCCATCTGCCCTTAATAACAGTGATACTAATGCGACATGGGAGTTGTCCATAGCCTGTAAAATAACAATGactttagtattattttagtagtATTATTTGACATGTAGTATTATTTTAGCCATTaccatataaaaatttaacaaccACATTCGATTATGCTTTTACAATTTGTAGATTCTGTATTCAAATTGTAAGATTCATTTTAACATAGTTTCAACCGGTGCATACCTGCAATTGGATTCCATTGTCATCGCAGTCGAATGTCGCCTGAGTGAGAAGATCTTTGATTGCTTCTAAGACTTTCTTCAAAATTGAGCTTTTAAGTAAGCGTGCTTCGAACATGATGTTtctataattgaaaaaatgttGTCTAAGTCGTATTTTCACAACGCGGTAATGGACGTGTAACTAAAGCCGTAACGGAAAATGTAAGAAAGTTTGGTAATAGTTTTTTACTACTACAATGTAAACACacactactactactacagtACTTACGTctattgttaaactttataatgttaaaatactaaTAGTTATTGAGAATGAGTAATTCCAACTTGAGTTACTGACCACTTGGCgctaacaaaacaaatgacagCAAGACGCCGGATTTCGCTGACAGTGGGTAAAAAATACCGCGAAAATCATAATTTGACAGATATTGTCCATGGTGAATTCCATTTAGATTTTATGCCTGATTAAATGTGCGTTCATGAACTAATGTCTAATATTACTTTACTATTTTTTCAAAGGTACGTCTTCAAAATAAACCAAACATCTAATAGTGATAGCAATATTCacttatttaaagtaaataaaagtcAGAATTAG containing:
- the LOC123711765 gene encoding proliferating cell nuclear antigen — encoded protein: MFEARLLKSSILKKVLEAIKDLLTQATFDCDDNGIQLQAMDNSHVALVSLLLRADGFDKYRCDRNVTMGMNLGSMTKILKCAGDKDTVTMKAQDNADTVTFVFESPNQEKVSDYEMKLMNLDLEHLGIPETEYSCTIRMPSAEFARMCRDLSQFGESIVISCTKEGVKFSTSGDIGSANIKLAQTASIDKEDEAVIIEMDEPVTLTFACQYLNYFTKATSLSPQVQLSMSADVPLVVEYRIPDIGHIRYYLAPKIEEDDN